The segment AGCTCGCCGAGGTCAAGGAGGACCTGGCCGTCCAGCAGTCCTGGCTGGCCTGAGGAGGGCCCCCGCCGTTCCCCGGGCCCCCGCCCGTCTTCCGGCCTACGCTGGATCCATGTCCAAAGCAGCCGCCGCGCTCGCCGAGGGGTTCCGGGGCGACATCGTGGTGCCCGGGGACGCGGACTACGACGCGGCCCGGGCGGTGTGGAACGGGGCGGTGGACCGGCGGCCCGAGGTGATCGCCCGGTGCACCGGCGCCGCGGACGTGCTGCAGGCCGTCGCGGTGGCCCGGGAGCACGGCCTGCACGTCGCGGTGCGCGGCGCGGGCCACAGCCTGGCCGGGCTCGGCACCTGCGACGGCGGGATGGTGGTCGACCTGTCGCGGCTGACGGGCGTCCGGGTCGACCCGGCCCGCCGGCTCGCCCGGGCCCAGCCGGGGGCGACCTGGGGAGCGTTCGACCACGAGACGCAGGCGTTCGACCTGGCGACCACCGGCTCGCCCTACTCGGGCTCCGGCGTCGCGGGGACGACGCTCGGCGGCGGGCTCGGCTGGCTGGCCCGGTCGTACGGGCTGACCTGCGACAACCTGGTGGAGGCGGACGTGGTGACCGCCGACGGGCGGTTGCTGACGGTGAGCGCGGCGGCGCACCCGGAGCTGTTCGCCGGGCTGCGCGGGGGCGGCGGCAACTTCGGGGTGGTGACCTCCTTCACCTACCGGCTGCACCGGGTCGGGCCGCACGTGCTGTGCGGGGCGGTGTACGTGCCGGTGGAGCTGCTGGCGCCGACCCTGGCCGCGGTGCGGGACTTCATGGCGGCCGCGCCGGACGGCCTGACGGTGATGGTGGAGTTCGGGCGTCCGCGCGGCATGCCGCAGCTGCCGGCCCGGACCATGCTGCGGATCGGCCTGTGCTGGTCGGGCCGCGCCGACCGGGGCCGGGAGGCGGTGGCGCCGCTGCGCGCGCTGCCGGGCGTGGTCGCGGACACCGTGCAGACCCGCCCGTACCCGCTGTGGCAGAAGATGCTGGACGTGGACCGGGGGCCGGGCGCCGGGAACGTCGGCCGCTCGGAGTTCCTGTCGGTGCTGGACGGGACGGCGATCGACCGGCTGGCCGCCCAGGTGGACGCGCTGCCGGGCCCGTCGGCCCAGCTGCAACTGGCGTTCCTGGGCGGGGCGGTGGCCCGGGTCGGCCCGGAGGACACCGCCTACACCTACCGGACGGCCCCCTACCTGCTGAGCGCGGTGGCGCGCTGGACGGACGGCCCCGCGGAGCCGCACGCGGCCTGGGTGCGGCGCTGCTGGGAGGCGATGCGGCCGTTCTCCTCCGGCGGGGCGTACGTCAACCTGATGGGCGCCGAGGGGCAGGGCCGGGTGGTGGAGGCGTACGGGCTGGCGAAGTACGAGCGGCTGGTGGCGCTGAAGGACCGGTACGACCCGGCGAACCTGTTCCGCGTCAACCAGAACGTCCGGCCGAGCGGGTGAGCGGTCCGCCCGCGGGGGCGTGACGCTCGCCACGTCGGACGTCGGGGAGGTTGAGAACAGCTGGCGGCTGGGTAGAGCGGTGGCGAACGTCTCTCTTGACGGTCGCCCGACTCCCCGGATACTGAGCGTGAGCGTGTCAGTTCCGGCTGTCCGGGCCACCGTCCGGCGGGGCGCGTCGCGCTTCTCCCGGGCCGGGCAGATCCCCGTCCGGGCACACCTCGGACAGGAACCGGTGCCAGACCCTCACTCGCACGCGCCGGGCACTTAACGATGGAGGCCCCCGCACATGGGCATGAGTGTGATCATCGCAGCGGCACGACCGGAAGAGGCGGAGCAGATCCTCAAGCTCCAGTACCTCGGTTACCAGAGCGAGGCGGAGCTGTACAGCGACTGGACGCTGGAGCCGCTGACCCAGACCCTGGAGAGCCTGCGGGCCGAGCTGTCCGAGCACCGGGTACTGGTGGCCCGGCTCGGCGACGAAGTGGTGGGCAGCGTCCGCGGCTGGGTGGACGCCGACGGCGTCGGCCGGATCGGCCGGCTGGTGGTGCACCCGCGGATGCAGCGGCACGGCCTGGGCCGCCGCCTGCTGGAGGGCCTGGAGGCGCAGCTGGCCGAGGACGGCGCCACCGGCGGCTTCGAGCTGTTCACCGGCCACCGCAGCCTGGGCAACCTGCGGCTGTACCGCAAGCTCGGCTACCGCGAGACCGAGGTGCGCGAGGTGTCCCGCCGGCTGTCGATCGTGACGCTGGCCAAGCCGGTGACGACCACCCTGGCCGCCTGAGCACGACCGTCCAGCCCCGCGGCGCCCGACCCGAACGAGGGGTCGGGCGCCGCGGGGCTTGTGCCGCAAGGGTCGTGTCCGCAATGCGGACAGAGCGTCCCGGAAATTGGGACGTGGACCAAATGTCTGATTTACTGGGTTCCATGACCACGACGACGACATGCATCCCCACCGGCGCGACGCCGGCAGGTGAGTCGCGCATGTGCGGCCGTCGAATGTGTCGCCGCTGAGGGCCTGCGCCCGGCGCCCGCTGACGCCCCGTCCGCTGATGACTCGTTAGGGCCACGCCCACGGGCGGCCCGGCCGGCCGGCGGACATGATCGGAACGAAGCCGGCAGCCCCATCTTCCCGGGCACCCGCGTGCCCGTCCCGCCACTGGCGCGGACGTCCCCACGGCCGTCCGCCGACGAACACGGAAGCAGCTGTGATCACCACCAAGGGCCTGACCAAGGTCTACCGCTCGGGAGACCGCGAGGTCCGGGCACTGGACGACGTCGACCTGCACGTGCGGCAGGGCGAGGTGTTCGGGGTCGTCGGCACCAGCGGCGCCGGCAAGTCCACCCTGATCCGGTGCGTCAACCTGCTGGAGCGGCCCACCTCCGGCACCGTCACCGTCGACGGCCTGGAGCTGACCGCGCTGTCCGGCGGCCGCGAGCGCGCCGGACGCGAACTGCGCGAGGCCCGGCAGCGGATCGGCATGGTGTTCCAGCACTTCAACCTGCTGTCCTCGCGCACCGTCCAGCAGAACGTCGAACTCCCGCTGGAGATCATCGGCCTGGACCGGCGCGAACGCCGCCGCAAGGCCGCCGAACTGCTCGACCTGGTCGGCCTGGCCGACAAGGCCCGGCAGTACCCCGACCAGCTGTCCGGCGGCCAGAAGCAGCGCGTCGGCATCGCCCGCGCCCTGGCCGGCGACCCCAAGGTGCTGCTCTCCGACGAGGCCACCAGCGCCCTCGACCCGGAGACCACCCGCTCCATCCTCAAGCTGCTGCGCGAACTCAACCAGCAGCTCGGCCTGACCGTCCTGCTGATCACCCACGAGATGGACGTCATCAAGTCGGTCTGCGACTCGGCCGCCCTGATGCGCGGCGGCCGGGTGGTCGAGAGCGGCCGGCTCACCGACCTGCTCGCCGACGGCCACTCCCGGATCGCCCGGGACCTCTTCCCGCTCGGCGACCTCGGCACCCGCACCGCGGCACCGGAGGAGGGCGAGCACACCGTCCTGGAGATCACCTTCCAGGGCGACGCCCCCGCCCAGCCGTTCGTCTCCCAGCTGGCCCGCACCTACCAGATCGACATCAACATCCTCGGCGCGGCCGTCGAGACCATCGCCGGCCGCCTGGTCGGCCGGATGCGGGTCGAACTGCCCGGCAGCCACACCGACAACGTGGTGCCGATCGGCTACCTGCGCCAACAGGGACTCCAGGTGGACGTCCTCGACCCGTCGAACGGAGCGGCCGCATGACCTGGGACCAGATGCAGGAACTGCTGTGGCCCGCCACCCGGGAGACCCTCGGCATGGTCGGCATCGCCGGACTCGCCACCCTGGTGATCGGCCTGCCGATCGGGCTGCTGCTGGTCCTCACCGACAAGGGCGGCCTGCTGCAGAACCTGGCGGTCAGCCGGGTGCTCGGCGCGGTCGTCAACATCGGGCGCTCCATCCCGTTCGTCATCCTGATCGTCGCGGTGATCCCGTTCACCAAGCTGCTCATGGGCACCTCGCTCGGCTGGCAGGCCGCCAGCGTGCCGCTGGCGATCGGCGCGATCCCGTTCTTCGCCCGGCTGGTGGAGACCTCCGTGCGCGAGGTGGACGGCGGCCTGGTCGAGGCGCTCAAGTCGATGGGCGCGAGCACCGGCACCATCGTCCGCAAGACCCTGCTGCCCGAGGCGCTGCCCTCGCTGGTCGCCTCCGCCACCACCACGGTGATCGCGCTGATCGGCTACTCCGCGATGGCCGGCACGGTCGGCGGCGGCGGACTCGGCGACCTCGCCATCCGCTACGGCTACCAGCGCTTCGAGACCACCTTCATGTGGGTGATCGTCGCCGAACTCGTGATCATCGTCACCGCGATCCAGCTGCTCGGCGACCTCGCCGCCCGGCGGCTCTCGCACCGCGGCGACTACCGCAGCCCGCTCAGCTTCTTCCGCTCCGCCACGGCGAAGCCGGAGGACACCGAGGAGGACCTGCTCTCCTCGCACTGACTCCCCGTCCCGCACCACCGGACGGGCGCCCCGGCCCCACCAGGGCCGTTCGCACCCCGCAGAAAGGCACTTTTCGTGCGTCACGTTCTGAAGACCACCGCCCTGACCGCCACCGCCGCCGGCCTCGCGCTCACCCTCGCCGCCTGCTCCTCGGGCTCCTCCGGCTCCGGCGCCTCCGCCGACCCGAACAAGCCCCTGGTGGTCGCCGCCAGCCCCACCCCGCACGCGCAGATCCTCAAGTTCGTGCAGGACAACCTGGCGGCCAAGGCCGGGCTCAAGCTGGACATCAAGGAGGTCAGCGACTACGTGACCCCCAACACCTCGGTCCAGGACGGCTCCGCGGACGCGAACTACTTCCAGCACCAGCCCTACCTCGACGACTTCAACAAGAAGAACGGCACCGACATCGTCTCCGTCGAGGCCGTCCACCTGGAGCCGCTCGGCGTCTACTCCAAGAAGGTCAAGAGCGTCGCCGAGCTCAAGGACGGCGCCCAGGTCGCCGTCCCCAGCGACGCCACCAACGAGGGCCGGGCGCTCAAGCTGCTCGCCGACAACAACGTCATCACCCTCAAGTCCGGCGCCGGCACCACCGCCACCGTCCAGGACATCTCCGGCAACCCGAAGAACCTCAAGTTCAAGGAGCTGGAGGCGGCCCAGCTGCCGCGCGCCCTCGACGACGTCGACGCCGCCGTCATCAACGGCAACTACGCGCTGGGCGCCAACCTCAAGCCGTCCACCGACGCGCTGGTGCTGGAGAAGGCCGAGGGCAACCCCTACGCCAACATCCTCGCCGTCAAGAAGGGCCACGAGAGCGACCCGCGGGTGCAGAAGCTCGCCGAGCTGCTGCACTCCGCCGAGGTGAAGAAGTACATCGACGACACCTTCCAGGGTGCCGTCGTCCCGGCGTTCTGACCCGCGCTCCAACCCATTGGTGCCCCCGGCCTCCCCGCCGGGGGCACCGTGCTGACGAGCCGTGAGGTACGGAGCGGGTACGCTGGCACGCCCGACGAAGGGCGGGGCGTACGGTGTGTCCACGACCCGGCGAGGAGAGACGGCATGGTTGCGAACTTCCCCGAGACAGCCATCAGCACCGAACGGCTGCTGCTGCGCGCCCTTGAGGAGCAGGACGCCCCCGGACTGGCCGCCATGCTCGACGACGAACTCGTCCAGACCTGGACCGGCCACCCCCGCCCCTACCGACCGGCCGACGCGCACGAGCTGATCACCCGTCGGGCGCCCGAGCGGCGGGCCCGGGGGCGCGGAATCGTTTTCGCCGTCACCGAGCACCTCACCCAGCGCCTCGTCGGCCTGCTCGAACTCGACCGCACCGACTGGCACCTGCGCGCCACCGAGGTCCGCTTCGTCACCGCCCCCTGGGCCCGCGGCGAGGGCTACGCGCCCGAAGCCGTCCTCGGCACCGCCCAGTGGCTGTTCGAGGACCGCGACTTCCAGCGCCTCGAACTGCGCACCGCCGCCGGCAACACCGCCGCCCAGCAGGTCGCCCAGAAGACCGGCGCGATCAGCGAGGGCGTGCTGCGCAACGCCGGCATAGTCCGCGGCGGCGAATGGGGCCCCGGGCCCGAGGAGCACACCGACCTGATCGTGTGGAGCCTGCTCCCGAGGACCTCGACCCGCCCGAACCCGCCCACCCCGACGACCGCTACCACGCGCTGCGCCACTGAAACCCGTCCCCCGCGGGGCTCGCACGCCTGTACGCCCGTTGTTCACGCCCCGGCGCGCGCCTCGGCTCCGCACCACCCCGGCCAGGCGGTAGCCTCTGCCCCAGGGGCGCGCCCGCGGCGCACCCCGCCAGGGGTGGAACACGGCATGAGGGAGAGCGGCCGCAGATGGCTGACCGGATCACGGTCATCGGGTGGGACGGCACCCCACTGACCCAGGCCGCCGCCGGCGCACTCGCCGGAGCCACCCTGGTCGCCGGGGCGGGCTACCAGCTCGACGCCCTCCCCGTCCCCGAACGCGCCGAACGCATCGGCCTCGCAGACCTGCGGGCCGCCGCCCGGAGGATCGCCGACCACCGCGGCACCGCCGTCGTCGTCGCCGAGGGCGACCCCGGCTTCTTCGGCGTCGTGCGCACCCTGCGCCGCCCCGAGTACGGCCTCGAACTCGAAGTCCTGCCCGCCGTCTCCTCGGTGGCCACCGCCTTCGCCCGGGCCGGCATGGCCTGGGAGGACGCCCAGGTGGTCTCCGCGCACGGCGGACGGCTGCGCCGCGCCGCCAACGTCTGCCGCGCCCACCCCAAGGTCGCCGTCCTCACCACCGGCGGCGCCGGCCCCAGCGAACTCGCCCTGATGCTGCGCGGCGTCCCCCGCACCTTCGTGGTCTGCGAGGCCCTCGGCACCTCCGAGGAGGACGTCACCGTCCTCACCTCCGAACGCGTCCCCGACCACGACTGGCGCGACCCCTCCGTCGTCCTGGTGATCGGCAACGTCCCGCCCGCCGAGGCCGCCTCCGGCTGGCTGGCCGGCCGCCCGCTCGACCACCCCGGCCCGCAGCGCGGCTGGGCGCTCCCCAACCGGGCGTACGCCGGAGCGGACGCCGACGCCCGGCGCCCCCGCGCACTCCCGCCGCACGTCCGCGCGCTGGCCCTGGCCCGGCTCGCCCCCGCGCCCGGCGACCTGCTGTGGACCGTCGGCGCCGGGGACGGCGCGCTCGCCGTCGAGGCCGCCCGGTTCGGCGCCGCCGTGGTCGCCGTCGAGGCCGAACCCGCCGACTGCGCCCGGATCTCCGCCAACGCCCGCAAGGCCGGCGTCGAGGTCGAGACCGCCGCCGGCACCGGCCCCGAAGTCCTCGGCGCCCTTCCCGAACCCGACGCCGTCGCCGTCGAGCAGGGCGGCCCCGCCATGGTCCGCGCCGTCGCCGCCCGCAAGCCCGGACGCGTGGTCGCCGTCGCCCGCACCCTCGCCGAAGCCGGCGAGACCCGCCAGATCCTGGACGCCGCCGGCTACCGCACCGACGGCCTGCTGCTCCAGTCCGCCCCCCTGCGCGCCGAACAGGCCGCCGGCGCCGGGCCCTCCTTCGGACGCGGCGACTACACCCTGCTGATCTGGGGCGAACCGCACGACTGACCCCCGCGGACACCCCGTGGACACCCCCGCGGACGGTCGGTCCCCGGCGGTACGGTGATCCCCGTCGCATCCGGACAGGGTTTCGAGATCGGCCCGGCCACGGCCGGTAGGGTTTCCCCGGGGGACCAGCCCGTCGAAGCAGCACCGTGTCCGATCCGGCACGGTTCGCGCCGATTTGACGCGTTGCAACCCGAACGGCCCGCTTCGCGGGCATTCGACGTGGTGCGCACCCGCCCGGAAGAATGCCGTGAGGGTCCGGAGCGGCCGCGCCGTCGTGCCGGTTGCCCGGGGCCGTCGTTGTTTCTGATGGCACGCCACCCGTGCGGGTGACGGCCGATGGAGTAAGGGACGGGTCGGTGCGGTTCCGTTCCGGCGAAGTGGGCGGGGCCTCCGGGGACCTCGCCGAGGACGCGCAAGCGGCCTGGAAGGAGCATTGACATGACCGACGGCGGCCACGCCCCCAGTGCCGGTCCCCTCGCGCCCGAACCCGGGCCCGGCGGACCCGTCCCGGAGCACCACCTCGGCGCGCCCCTCCAGCCCGCCGCGCCCGCCGGGGCCTGGCACGGCGACCAGCAGCGGCCCGCGTACACCTTCCTCGACCAGCCCGACGGCGACGAGGAGGACGACGTCCTGCTGATGCCCGGCCCGCAGACCGCCTGGGGCGACGCCGTGCACGGCACCGTCGAGCCGGCCGAGCCGGTTGCCGGTGCGGGCGCGGTCCCGGGCACGGACGTGCCGGTCGGCGGGGAGCAGCCGCCCGGCACCCCGGTCGCGCCGTCCTGGCCGCCGCTCGAACCCCCGCTCCTCACCGTCGCCCCGCCGGTCGAGCCGACGACGCTCACGCCCGCCGCACCGGCCGCGCCCGCCGGGGCCGAGGAGGCCGCCGGGAACGGCACCCTGCACCTCGGCGCCCCGCAGGCGCAGCCCGCCGCGGCACCCGCTGCCGCCGCGGCACCCGCCGCCGGGCAGCAGCCGGTGCCGCCGCAGCCGCGCCGTCCGCTGCACGCCGGGCCGCCGATCCCCGACCCGTCCCTGATGACCGGTCACGTCCCGGTCCGCTCGCTCGCCGACCGCGGCCCGTCCGCGCCCGGCGGCACGCCCGCGTACGGGGTGCCGGTGCTGACCGCCGAAACGGTGCAGCAGGCGCAGGTGCAGGCGCAGGCCCCGCAGTCCCTCGCTCCGCAGGTGCCGGCCCAGCAGGCGGCGCCCGCGCCCGTGCAGCCGCAGGTGGTGGAGGCCGCCGCTGGGGCGCCCGTGGTCGTCGTCGAGCAGCCCGTCGCCGAGCAGCCCGTCGCGGTGGAAGCCGCGGCCGAGGCGGTGGCGGAGGCCGTGGCCGTGGTGGCCGGGCCCGTCGCCGAACCGGCCGCCGTCGAGCAGCCGGTGGCCGCCGAGGCCGCGCCCGTCGCGAACCTGGCGCCGGTGTTCGTCGAACCGGCCGAGTCGGCCGAGCCGACCGCACCCGCCGAGCCGGCCGCACCCGCCGAGCCGGCCGCGCCGGTCGAGCAGCCGGCCGCGCCGGTGGCGGAGGCCGCCGAGACCGTTGAGCCCGCCGAGGTCGTCGAGGTCGTTCCGGCCGTCGAGGCCACGGAGGCTGCTGCGGCCGCCGAGACCGTTGAGCCGGCCGAGACCGACGCGGCCCCCGCGCCGTCGCAGGTGCAGCCCGAGGCCGCTGCGCCCGCCGTCGCTGCGGCGGCAGTTGACGCGCCGTCGGCCGAGCAGCCAGTGGCCGTCGAGGCCGCGCAGGCCGCTGAGCCCGTGCAGCCCGAGGCCGTCCCGGTGGCGGACGCGGAGACGGTGAGCGGCGAGGCCGCCGCGGAGCCGATCCCCGCCCCGGCCGCGAAGTCGTCCGGACGGGGCGCGCACCGGCGGATCTCCGCGTTCCTCGCCGCGCCCGCCGGACTGCCGCTGCTGGAGCCCGAGGCCGCGCAGGCCGCCGAGGCCCCGCAGCCGCAGGCCGCGCCGGTGGCCGAGGCCCAGCCGGAAGCCGCCGCCGAGCAGCCCGCGGCCGTCGAGACCGCGCAGGCACCCGAGGTGGCCGAGGCCCCCGTCGCCGCCGAGGCCGTTGCGGAACCGGCGGCCGCGCAGGCCCCCGCCGCCGAGGCCGAGGCCCCGCAGCCGGAGGTCGCGCCGGTGGCCGAGGCCCAGCCGGAAGCCGCCGCCGAGCAGCCCGCGGCCGCCGAGACCGCCGAGGCCGTCGAGAGCGCCCCCGAAGCCGAGCCCGAGGCCGAGCCCGCGGCCGCCGAAGAGCCCGCGGAAGCAGCAGTCACCGAGCAGACCGCGGAGGCGGCCGCCGAAGAGCCTGCCGACGCAGCCGCCGAAGCCGCCGCCGAGGAGGCCGCAGAGGACGAGCGCCCGCCCGCCGCGCCCGGGTACGACGAGGCCGGGCGGGAGGCCGTGCACCAGGTGATCCGGGAGCGGCGCGACGTGCGCAACGGCTTCCGGTCGGACGCGATCCCGCACGAGGTGCTGATCCGGGTGCTGGAGGCGGCGCACACCGCGCCGAGCGTCGGCTACTCGCAGCCGTGGGACTTCGTGGTGATCCGTTCCGCGAAGACCCGCCGGAAGATGCACGAGCTGGCGGCGCGTCAGCGCGAGGCGTACGCGGACTCGCTGCCCAAGGGCCGGGCGAAGCAGTTCAAGGAGATCAAGATCGAGGCGATCCTCGAGACGCCCGTCAACATCGTGGTGACCGCCGACCGCACCCGCGGCGGCCGGCACACCCTGGGCCGGCACACCCAGCCGCAGATGGCCCCGTACTCGGCCGCGCTGGCCGTGGAGAACCTGTGGCTGGCGGCCCGCGCCGAGGGCCTGGGCGTCGGCTGGGTGAGCTTCTTCGACGACGAGGAACTGGTCCGCGAGCTGGGCCTGCCCGAGCACCTGGAGGTCGTCGCCTACCTGTGCGTCGGCTACGTGGACGCGTTCCCGGACGAGCCGGAGCTGCAGCAGCAGGGCTGGGCGAAGAAGCGGCCGCTGTCCTGGGTGGTGCACGAGGAGCAGTACGGCAACCGCGCGCTGCCCGGCGAGGAGCCGCACGACCTGCTGTCCGACACCCTGCGCGGGATCCGTCCGCTGGACGCCAAGGCGCTCGGCGAGGCGTGGGACCGGCAGAAGCGGATGACCAAGCCCGCCGGTTCGCTCGGCGTGCTGGAGCTGATCGCGGCCCAGCTGTCCGGCCTGGCCCGGCAGTGCCCGCCGCCCGTCCCGGAGCCCGGCTGCGTGGCGATCTTCGCGGGCGACCACGGCGTGCACGCCCAGGGCGTCACCCCGTGGCCGCAGGAGGTCACCGCGCAGATGGTCGGCAACTTCCTGGCCGGCGGCGCGGTGGTCAACGCGTTCGCCGCCCAGGTCGGCACCGAGGTGTGCGTGGTGGACGTCGGCGTGGCCGCCGAACTCCCGGACGCCATCCAGCAGGGCCGCACCACCGGCCTGCTGCCGCGCAAGGTCAAGCCCGGCACCGACGACATGACGCAGGGACCGGCGATGAGCCGGGACGAGGCGCTGCGCGCGATCGAGGTCGGCATCGAGACCGCCCGCGACCTGGTCGCGGCCGGCAACAAGGTGCTGATCACCGGCGACATGGGCATCGCCAACACCACCGCCTCCGCCGCGCTGATCTCGGTCTTCACCGAGACCGACCCGGCCGAGGTCACCGGCCGCGGCACCGGCATCGACGACGAGACCCACGCCCGCAAGGTCGAGGTGATCCGGCAGGCCCTCGACCTGCACAAGCCCGACCCGGCGGACCCGATCGGCGTGCTGTCGGCCGTCGGCGGCCTGGAGCACGCCGCGATCGCCGGGTTCCTGCTCGGCGCGGCCTCGCTGCGGATCCCGGTGATCCTGGACGGCGTGATCGCCGGCTCGGCGGCCCTGGTCGCCAAGGCGATCGCCCCCGAGGTGCTGGCCGCCTGCATCGCCGGGCACCGCTCCGCCGAACCCGGCCACCAGACCGCGCTCGCCAAGCTCGGCCTGCGCCCGCTGATCGACCTCGACCTGCGGCTCGGCGAGGGCACCGGAGCCCTGCTGGCCCTCCCGCTGGTGCAGAGCGCGGCCCGGGCGATGCACGATGTAGCCACCTTCGACTCCGCCGGAGTCACCGAGAAGGCCTGATCACCGGGGTCGCCGAGAAGGTCCGACCACCGTCCGGCGCCGGCCGCCCCCGCAGTGCGAGGGGGCGGCCGCCCGCCGAACCCGCACCGGCTCAAGGGCGCGCCGGTGCGGGGCTCCCCGCACCGCCCGCCCAAGGAGCTCCCCTCATGACCGCGCCCACCCCCCACCCGTCCACCCAGGGCCTCACCCCGTACCCCGTCGGGCTGCTGCTCACCGGCCGCCGCGTCGTGGTGGTCGGCGGCGGACAGGTCGCCCAGCGCCGGCTGCCCGCGCTGATCGCCGCCGGTGCCGACATCCACCTGATATCCCCGGCCACCACCCCCGCTGTCTCCGCGATGGCCGACGCCGGTGAACTCACCTGGCACCGGCGCCCGTACGCGGACGGCGACCTCGCCGACACCTGGTACGCCCTGGTCGCCACCGACGACCCGGCCGTCAACACCGCCGTCTCCGCCGAGGCCGACCGCCTGCGGGTGTTCTGCTCGCGCAGCG is part of the Kitasatospora cineracea genome and harbors:
- the cbiE gene encoding precorrin-6y C5,15-methyltransferase (decarboxylating) subunit CbiE, yielding MADRITVIGWDGTPLTQAAAGALAGATLVAGAGYQLDALPVPERAERIGLADLRAAARRIADHRGTAVVVAEGDPGFFGVVRTLRRPEYGLELEVLPAVSSVATAFARAGMAWEDAQVVSAHGGRLRRAANVCRAHPKVAVLTTGGAGPSELALMLRGVPRTFVVCEALGTSEEDVTVLTSERVPDHDWRDPSVVLVIGNVPPAEAASGWLAGRPLDHPGPQRGWALPNRAYAGADADARRPRALPPHVRALALARLAPAPGDLLWTVGAGDGALAVEAARFGAAVVAVEAEPADCARISANARKAGVEVETAAGTGPEVLGALPEPDAVAVEQGGPAMVRAVAARKPGRVVAVARTLAEAGETRQILDAAGYRTDGLLLQSAPLRAEQAAGAGPSFGRGDYTLLIWGEPHD
- a CDS encoding MetQ/NlpA family ABC transporter substrate-binding protein, producing the protein MRHVLKTTALTATAAGLALTLAACSSGSSGSGASADPNKPLVVAASPTPHAQILKFVQDNLAAKAGLKLDIKEVSDYVTPNTSVQDGSADANYFQHQPYLDDFNKKNGTDIVSVEAVHLEPLGVYSKKVKSVAELKDGAQVAVPSDATNEGRALKLLADNNVITLKSGAGTTATVQDISGNPKNLKFKELEAAQLPRALDDVDAAVINGNYALGANLKPSTDALVLEKAEGNPYANILAVKKGHESDPRVQKLAELLHSAEVKKYIDDTFQGAVVPAF
- a CDS encoding methionine ABC transporter permease, with translation MTWDQMQELLWPATRETLGMVGIAGLATLVIGLPIGLLLVLTDKGGLLQNLAVSRVLGAVVNIGRSIPFVILIVAVIPFTKLLMGTSLGWQAASVPLAIGAIPFFARLVETSVREVDGGLVEALKSMGASTGTIVRKTLLPEALPSLVASATTTVIALIGYSAMAGTVGGGGLGDLAIRYGYQRFETTFMWVIVAELVIIVTAIQLLGDLAARRLSHRGDYRSPLSFFRSATAKPEDTEEDLLSSH
- a CDS encoding FAD-binding oxidoreductase, which translates into the protein MSKAAAALAEGFRGDIVVPGDADYDAARAVWNGAVDRRPEVIARCTGAADVLQAVAVAREHGLHVAVRGAGHSLAGLGTCDGGMVVDLSRLTGVRVDPARRLARAQPGATWGAFDHETQAFDLATTGSPYSGSGVAGTTLGGGLGWLARSYGLTCDNLVEADVVTADGRLLTVSAAAHPELFAGLRGGGGNFGVVTSFTYRLHRVGPHVLCGAVYVPVELLAPTLAAVRDFMAAAPDGLTVMVEFGRPRGMPQLPARTMLRIGLCWSGRADRGREAVAPLRALPGVVADTVQTRPYPLWQKMLDVDRGPGAGNVGRSEFLSVLDGTAIDRLAAQVDALPGPSAQLQLAFLGGAVARVGPEDTAYTYRTAPYLLSAVARWTDGPAEPHAAWVRRCWEAMRPFSSGGAYVNLMGAEGQGRVVEAYGLAKYERLVALKDRYDPANLFRVNQNVRPSG
- a CDS encoding GNAT family N-acetyltransferase, with protein sequence MGMSVIIAAARPEEAEQILKLQYLGYQSEAELYSDWTLEPLTQTLESLRAELSEHRVLVARLGDEVVGSVRGWVDADGVGRIGRLVVHPRMQRHGLGRRLLEGLEAQLAEDGATGGFELFTGHRSLGNLRLYRKLGYRETEVREVSRRLSIVTLAKPVTTTLAA
- the cobT gene encoding nicotinate-nucleotide--dimethylbenzimidazole phosphoribosyltransferase, with the translated sequence MTDGGHAPSAGPLAPEPGPGGPVPEHHLGAPLQPAAPAGAWHGDQQRPAYTFLDQPDGDEEDDVLLMPGPQTAWGDAVHGTVEPAEPVAGAGAVPGTDVPVGGEQPPGTPVAPSWPPLEPPLLTVAPPVEPTTLTPAAPAAPAGAEEAAGNGTLHLGAPQAQPAAAPAAAAAPAAGQQPVPPQPRRPLHAGPPIPDPSLMTGHVPVRSLADRGPSAPGGTPAYGVPVLTAETVQQAQVQAQAPQSLAPQVPAQQAAPAPVQPQVVEAAAGAPVVVVEQPVAEQPVAVEAAAEAVAEAVAVVAGPVAEPAAVEQPVAAEAAPVANLAPVFVEPAESAEPTAPAEPAAPAEPAAPVEQPAAPVAEAAETVEPAEVVEVVPAVEATEAAAAAETVEPAETDAAPAPSQVQPEAAAPAVAAAAVDAPSAEQPVAVEAAQAAEPVQPEAVPVADAETVSGEAAAEPIPAPAAKSSGRGAHRRISAFLAAPAGLPLLEPEAAQAAEAPQPQAAPVAEAQPEAAAEQPAAVETAQAPEVAEAPVAAEAVAEPAAAQAPAAEAEAPQPEVAPVAEAQPEAAAEQPAAAETAEAVESAPEAEPEAEPAAAEEPAEAAVTEQTAEAAAEEPADAAAEAAAEEAAEDERPPAAPGYDEAGREAVHQVIRERRDVRNGFRSDAIPHEVLIRVLEAAHTAPSVGYSQPWDFVVIRSAKTRRKMHELAARQREAYADSLPKGRAKQFKEIKIEAILETPVNIVVTADRTRGGRHTLGRHTQPQMAPYSAALAVENLWLAARAEGLGVGWVSFFDDEELVRELGLPEHLEVVAYLCVGYVDAFPDEPELQQQGWAKKRPLSWVVHEEQYGNRALPGEEPHDLLSDTLRGIRPLDAKALGEAWDRQKRMTKPAGSLGVLELIAAQLSGLARQCPPPVPEPGCVAIFAGDHGVHAQGVTPWPQEVTAQMVGNFLAGGAVVNAFAAQVGTEVCVVDVGVAAELPDAIQQGRTTGLLPRKVKPGTDDMTQGPAMSRDEALRAIEVGIETARDLVAAGNKVLITGDMGIANTTASAALISVFTETDPAEVTGRGTGIDDETHARKVEVIRQALDLHKPDPADPIGVLSAVGGLEHAAIAGFLLGAASLRIPVILDGVIAGSAALVAKAIAPEVLAACIAGHRSAEPGHQTALAKLGLRPLIDLDLRLGEGTGALLALPLVQSAARAMHDVATFDSAGVTEKA
- a CDS encoding methionine ABC transporter ATP-binding protein yields the protein MITTKGLTKVYRSGDREVRALDDVDLHVRQGEVFGVVGTSGAGKSTLIRCVNLLERPTSGTVTVDGLELTALSGGRERAGRELREARQRIGMVFQHFNLLSSRTVQQNVELPLEIIGLDRRERRRKAAELLDLVGLADKARQYPDQLSGGQKQRVGIARALAGDPKVLLSDEATSALDPETTRSILKLLRELNQQLGLTVLLITHEMDVIKSVCDSAALMRGGRVVESGRLTDLLADGHSRIARDLFPLGDLGTRTAAPEEGEHTVLEITFQGDAPAQPFVSQLARTYQIDINILGAAVETIAGRLVGRMRVELPGSHTDNVVPIGYLRQQGLQVDVLDPSNGAAA